In Alligator mississippiensis isolate rAllMis1 chromosome 10, rAllMis1, whole genome shotgun sequence, one DNA window encodes the following:
- the TBX3 gene encoding T-box transcription factor TBX3, whose amino-acid sequence MNIPMRDPVIPGTSMAYHPFLPHRAPDFAMSAVLGHQPPFFPALALPPNGAAALSLPGALAKPIMDQLVGATETGIPFSSLGHQAAAHLRPLKTLEPEEEVEDDPKVHLEAKELWEQFHKRGTEMVITKSGRRMFPPFKVRCTGLDKKAKYILLMDIVAADDCRYKFHNSRWMVAGKADPEMPKRMYIHPDSPATGEQWMSKVVTFHKLKLTNNISDKHGFTILNSMHKYQPRFHIVRANDILKLPYSTFRTYVFPETEFIAVTAYQNDKITQLKIDNNPFAKGFRDTGNGRREKRKQLTLQSMRVYDERQKKENGTSDESSSEQTAFKCFAQSSCPAVPAVGTSNLKDLCPSEGESDAESKEEPLAEAGEAGRISTTSAAAAPSAGEKGSSPAKGSFFPAEPAGGREGDKAAPDSRHSPAAISSSTRGPGEELKGPLREAPKADEARLPGKEPFAPLTVQTDSAAHLSQGPLHSLAFPPGLGQQFFAPLGNGHPLLLHPGQFAMGGAFSGMAAGMGPLLATVSGASAGVGGLDSASMATAAAQGLSGASAAALPFHLQQHVLASQGLAMSPFGSLFPYPYTYMAAAAAASSAATSSVHRHPFLNAVRPRLRYSPYSIPVPLPDSSSLLTTAVPTLASSAGEGKSSTMAASPASVALDSGSELNSRSSTLSSGSVSLSPKLCSEKEATSELQNIQRLVSGLESKQDRSRSGSP is encoded by the exons ATGAACATACCGATGAGAGATCCAGTGATCCCTGGGACAAGCATGGCTTATCATCCCTTCTTACCTCACCGGGCTCCGGACTTTGCAATGAGCGCTGTACTGGGCCACCAGCCTCCGTTCTTCCCGGCTCTTGCTTTGCCTCCCAATGGAGCggctgctctctcccttcccgGGGCTCTGGCCAAGCCAATTATGGATCAATTAGTAGGAGCGACAGAGACTGGCATCCCTTTTTCTTCCCTGGGTCACCAGGCGGCAGCTCATCTGAGGCCTCTAAAAACTCTGGAGCCGGAGGAAGAGGTAGAAGATGATCCCAAAGTACATCTGGAAGCCAAAGAACTTTGGGAGCAATTCCACAAAAGAGGGACTGAGATGGTGATTACCAAATCAGGAAG GAGAATGTTTCCTCCATTTAAAGTGAGATGCACTGGGCTGGATAAAAAGGCCAAGTACATTTTATTGATGGATATTGTGGCGGCTGATGATTGTAGATATAAATTCCATAATTCCCGGTGGATGGTAGCAGGCAAGGCAGACCCTGAAATGCCAAAGAGAATGTACATTCACCCGGACAGTCCGGCCACGGGAGAACAATGGATGTCCAAAGTCGTCACTTTCCACAAACTGAAACTGACTAACAATATTTCTGACAAACACGGATTT ACCATTTTAAATTCCATGCACAAATACCAACCGCGGTTCCACATAGTGCGAGCCAATGACATCCTCAAGCTTCCTTACAGTACGTTCAGGACCTACGTGTTCCCTGAAACTGAATTCATCGCTGTGACCGCATACCAGAATGATAAG ATAACCCAATTAAAAATCGACAACAACCCATTTGCCAAAGGTTTTCGTGACACTGGGAatggaaggagggagaaaag AAAACAACTAACCTTGCAGTCCATGCGCGTTTATGATGAGAGGCAAAAGAAGGAAAATGGCACCTCGGATGAGTCTTCTAGCGAGCAAACTGCCTTTAAATGTTTCGCCCAGTCCTcgtgccctgctgtgcctgcagttggCACTTCCAACCTTAAAG ATCTGTGCCCCAGCGAGGGCGAGAGCGACGCCGAGAGCAAAGAGGAGCCGCTGGCCGAGGCGGGGGAGGCCGGCAGGATCAGCACCACCAGCGCGGCCGCCGCCCCCTCGGCCGGGGAGAAGGGCTCCAGCCCCGCCAAGGGCTCCTTCTTCCCCGCGGAGCCGGCGGGCGGCCGGGAGGGCGACAAAGCGGCCCCGGACTCGCGGCACAGCCCCGCCGCCATCTCCTCCAGCACCAGGGGCCCGGGCGAGGAGCTCAAGGGCCCGCTCCGGGAAGCCCCCAAGGCGGACGAGGCGCGGCTGCCGGGCAAGGAGCCCTTCGCGCCGCTCACGGTGCAGACGGACAGCGCCGCGCACCTGAGCCAGgggcccctgcacagcctggcctTCCCGCCCGGCCTGGGCCAGCAGTTCTTCGCCCCTCTCGGCAACGGGCAcccgctgctgctgcaccccgGCCAGTTCGCCATGGGCGGCGCCTTCTCGGGCATGGCCGCGGGCATGGGCCCGCTCCTGGCCACCGTGTCCGGGGCGTCGGCCGGCGTCGGCGGCCTGGACAGCGCGAGCATGGCCACGGCGGCGGCGCAAGGACTGTCCGGGGCGTCGGCAGCCGCGCTCCCCTTCCACCTCCAGCAGCACGTCCTGGCCTCGCAG ggcctggccatgtctcCCTTCggcagcctcttcccctacccCTACACCTACATGGCCGCAGCAGCGGCCGCCTCCAGCGCGGCCACCAGCTCGGTCCACCGGCACCCCTTCCTCAACGCCGTGCGGCCGCGCCTGCGGTACAGCCCCTACTCCATCCCCGTGCCCCTGccagacagcagcagcctgctcacCACGGCCGTGCCCACCCTGGCCAGCAGCGCGGGGGAGGGCAAATCCAGCACCATGGCAGCGAGCCCAGCCTCGGTGGCGTTGGACTCTGGCTCGGAACTCAACAGCAGGTCCTCCACGCTGTCCTCGGGCTCAGTGTCCTTATCCCCCAAGCTCTGCTCGGAGAAGGAAGCCACTAGCGAACTGCAGAACATCCAGCGCCTAGTGAGTGGACTTGAATCCAAGCAAGACAGATCCAGGAGTGGATCTCCTTAA